The following are encoded in a window of Lactobacillus panisapium genomic DNA:
- a CDS encoding PTS sugar transporter subunit IIA, which produces MFYQDLIDLNIAVDTEEQLFDLVGTRVISQDFANLGYIANLEKRELAYPTGLKFADIALALPHVDPQYVKRPFIYLARTISSLKLKQMGDGSDISAQNFLFLGLKNGEKQPELLAKIIAAFQDQNFVEQFQKTKDSQNMLQLVEAKFRGLSK; this is translated from the coding sequence TTGTTTTACCAAGATTTAATTGACTTAAATATTGCGGTTGATACTGAAGAACAGCTATTTGACTTAGTTGGAACTAGAGTTATCAGTCAAGATTTTGCCAATCTAGGCTATATTGCTAATTTAGAAAAAAGAGAGTTAGCATACCCTACCGGTTTAAAATTTGCCGATATTGCCTTGGCACTGCCACATGTTGATCCGCAATACGTTAAGCGACCATTTATTTATCTTGCTCGCACTATTAGTTCCTTAAAACTTAAGCAAATGGGTGACGGCTCTGACATATCTGCCCAGAACTTTTTGTTTTTAGGTCTTAAAAATGGCGAAAAACAGCCTGAATTGCTAGCCAAAATTATTGCAGCGTTTCAAGATCAGAACTTTGTTGAACAGTTTCAAAAAACAAAGGATTCACAAAATATGCTTCAGCTCGTTGAAGCGAAATTTAGGGGGTTATCAAAATGA
- a CDS encoding PadR family transcriptional regulator: MNKQQNALTEAYYYILLSLFKPLHGYGIMKKIATMTNGRINIAAGTLYGALSKLEQYQWISALPTSSSEQRKQYIITDKGKDVILAEFKRLKELVKNGHLIIEGENQNGKETN; the protein is encoded by the coding sequence ATGAACAAACAACAAAATGCTTTAACTGAAGCATACTATTACATATTATTGTCTCTATTTAAGCCGCTTCATGGCTATGGCATTATGAAAAAGATAGCAACAATGACTAATGGTCGTATCAACATAGCCGCTGGTACATTATATGGCGCACTTAGCAAGTTAGAACAGTACCAATGGATTAGTGCTTTGCCAACTAGCAGCTCTGAACAAAGAAAGCAGTATATTATTACTGACAAAGGAAAGGACGTTATTTTAGCTGAATTTAAGCGACTAAAAGAATTAGTCAAAAATGGACATTTGATAATTGAGGGAGAAAACCAAAATGGAAAAGAAACGAATTAG
- a CDS encoding alpha/beta hydrolase has protein sequence MTQRQYSKSLVNELQTNSLSQVINGVQEIVKVVPGQRGKPRLDILDPHVKQIIKQKMSEGVGSKPFSLNFDRNRPENITYDLTTSEVLEKESLIEINNDHYIDTFIYQPVNIIAKNPVLIYLHGGAYMTGKVEEFGKQMKYIAEQAQTTVVFPHYRLAPENPYPAAIEDVLGIINWVKENHAELGSTNPKMVLAGDSAGSGLINSCIVILKDSSIISRVIELYPAIDNDMAPYYDWQKFAVCAEDEKYVKNRVQRMLNSLTSFEENYLHHQIDPRDEIVNLFNIRNWTKIPPLTFILNQYDLITLVAEEFIKKALQHQIDVNVIKYLGCDHGTLNFFGTEPQAEDMCLEIARILQDEGKK, from the coding sequence ATGACGCAAAGACAATATTCAAAATCATTAGTCAATGAATTGCAGACTAATTCATTAAGCCAGGTAATTAATGGTGTGCAAGAAATCGTTAAAGTCGTGCCAGGGCAGAGGGGAAAGCCACGATTAGATATTCTTGATCCTCATGTCAAGCAGATTATCAAACAAAAAATGAGTGAAGGTGTTGGCAGCAAGCCGTTTTCATTAAATTTTGACCGTAATCGTCCAGAAAACATCACTTATGACTTAACGACAAGTGAGGTGCTGGAAAAAGAAAGTCTAATTGAGATAAATAATGACCATTATATTGATACTTTTATTTATCAGCCAGTAAATATTATCGCTAAAAATCCTGTTTTGATTTACTTACATGGCGGAGCATATATGACAGGAAAAGTTGAAGAGTTTGGTAAGCAAATGAAATATATTGCCGAACAGGCCCAGACAACAGTGGTTTTCCCGCACTATAGATTAGCTCCAGAAAATCCTTATCCAGCAGCAATTGAAGATGTGCTCGGCATTATTAACTGGGTAAAAGAAAATCACGCTGAGCTTGGTTCTACAAATCCGAAGATGGTGCTAGCGGGCGATAGTGCCGGAAGTGGACTGATTAATTCATGCATTGTCATACTGAAAGATAGCTCAATTATTTCCCGGGTAATAGAACTGTATCCAGCAATTGATAACGATATGGCACCATATTATGATTGGCAAAAGTTTGCTGTATGTGCGGAAGACGAAAAATATGTGAAGAATCGAGTACAGCGAATGCTTAATTCATTGACTAGTTTTGAAGAAAACTATTTGCATCATCAGATTGATCCGCGTGATGAAATAGTTAACTTGTTTAATATTAGAAATTGGACTAAAATTCCGCCGCTAACGTTTATTCTTAACCAATATGATTTGATTACATTAGTTGCTGAGGAATTTATCAAAAAGGCTTTACAGCATCAAATAGATGTAAATGTTATTAAGTATTTAGGCTGTGATCATGGTACGCTGAACTTTTTTGGTACTGAACCTCAAGCAGAGGATATGTGTTTAGAGATAGCTCGAATTCTTCAAGATGAGGGCAAGAAATAA
- a CDS encoding PTS system mannose/fructose/N-acetylgalactosamine-transporter subunit IIB yields MSIVGARIDNRLLHGIVATSWAPNANATRVMVIDDDVANDLQKKQAMKLGRPSGMAVSIISKQTALTNFKAHKYDRQKVFIVSQTPDVFLALLEQGEDIKELVLGGTLTYTEALKVTNRAYIKPNQIETYQAILDAGCKVISKYVPQDESVDVAKILKNRKAGA; encoded by the coding sequence ATGTCAATAGTAGGAGCACGAATTGATAACCGATTACTTCATGGGATTGTGGCAACTAGTTGGGCACCCAACGCTAACGCTACGCGCGTAATGGTAATTGATGATGATGTAGCTAATGATTTACAAAAAAAGCAAGCGATGAAATTAGGCAGGCCGTCTGGCATGGCTGTATCCATAATTTCTAAACAAACGGCATTAACTAATTTTAAGGCGCATAAATATGACCGGCAGAAAGTTTTTATCGTCTCTCAGACACCTGATGTTTTCTTGGCATTACTTGAGCAAGGCGAGGATATCAAAGAGCTCGTGTTAGGCGGAACGTTAACTTACACTGAAGCACTTAAAGTAACGAATAGGGCCTATATCAAGCCGAATCAAATAGAAACTTACCAGGCCATTTTAGATGCGGGCTGTAAAGTGATTTCTAAATATGTTCCGCAAGATGAAAGTGTTGACGTTGCTAAAATTTTGAAAAATAGAAAAGCGGGTGCTTAA
- a CDS encoding class II aldolase/adducin family protein: MQYPAGRIPFEYEREDLAKVVREVMERRDTNIVGGNISIKVQDETGKNYYVMTPTMMSEAYMGYLTADQILVIEPHTRKVISGNGNVTREINMHEAIYDTNPEIKCVFHSHADQCMFWGTSGLNMPNVTEATQKLQEIRTLTWHPMCTEELAQYVAGEIKKLGKKALRNGFILNSHGTLFTSGGKDMDPLTALHKSLADVDITEYNAKVAYKQTVFQQIGVLDGYYSEDTKIGTWEDVKAGKALYNRKKGQNKKGD, encoded by the coding sequence ATGCAATATCCAGCAGGCAGAATACCATTTGAATATGAACGCGAGGATTTGGCCAAGGTCGTTCGTGAGGTAATGGAACGGCGCGATACCAATATTGTTGGTGGAAATATCAGTATTAAAGTGCAGGACGAAACCGGCAAAAACTATTATGTGATGACGCCAACTATGATGTCAGAAGCATACATGGGTTACCTAACGGCCGACCAAATTTTAGTCATTGAACCGCATACGCGCAAAGTTATTTCTGGCAACGGTAATGTTACACGTGAAATAAATATGCACGAAGCCATCTATGATACCAATCCCGAGATTAAGTGTGTTTTTCACTCCCATGCTGATCAGTGCATGTTTTGGGGAACAAGCGGGTTAAATATGCCGAATGTCACTGAGGCAACACAAAAATTACAAGAAATTAGAACCCTTACGTGGCATCCCATGTGTACGGAAGAATTAGCCCAATATGTCGCCGGTGAAATCAAAAAACTAGGCAAAAAGGCGTTACGTAACGGTTTTATCCTTAATTCTCACGGTACCCTCTTTACTTCTGGCGGCAAGGACATGGATCCCTTAACTGCTCTGCACAAATCTTTGGCTGATGTTGATATTACCGAATATAATGCCAAGGTTGCTTACAAGCAAACCGTTTTTCAGCAAATCGGCGTCTTAGACGGATATTATTCGGAAGATACCAAGATTGGCACTTGGGAAGATGTTAAAGCGGGTAAAGCTCTTTATAATCGGAAAAAAGGGCAAAATAAAAAAGGCGACTAA
- a CDS encoding PTS sugar transporter subunit IIA → MKQIVIISHKTMAQGMADTINFFAGDIPNLHYICAYRNGKNNFPIKELTNLIATFEPQEQIFLLTDLLGGSVNQNCTQLIKNPRINVITGANLALALSIVLDPSDHLSAKKIAALVNEAKEQMIYMNDYASENEADDE, encoded by the coding sequence ATGAAACAAATAGTAATTATTTCTCACAAAACGATGGCTCAGGGAATGGCCGATACAATTAATTTTTTTGCTGGCGATATACCCAATTTGCACTATATTTGTGCTTATCGTAATGGCAAAAATAATTTTCCAATTAAAGAATTAACCAATTTGATTGCTACATTTGAACCACAAGAACAGATTTTTCTCCTTACCGATTTATTGGGTGGCAGTGTTAATCAAAATTGTACCCAATTAATCAAAAATCCAAGGATAAACGTTATTACTGGCGCTAATTTAGCATTGGCATTGTCAATTGTACTGGATCCCAGCGACCACCTTTCTGCTAAAAAAATAGCCGCATTAGTTAATGAGGCTAAAGAACAAATGATTTATATGAATGATTATGCAAGCGAAAATGAAGCTGATGATGAATAA
- a CDS encoding PTS galactitol transporter subunit IIB has product MKTILVCCGTGVATSPQVANKINDFLAEQGLDHLAKATPEPIGEAKTTIENDDNVIIYVGIAPADGDLQEVLDANHVVGMVGLPWLTGMDQDNANQKVADIVKQAE; this is encoded by the coding sequence ATGAAAACAATTTTAGTTTGTTGTGGTACGGGAGTAGCAACCAGCCCGCAAGTCGCTAATAAGATTAATGATTTCTTAGCAGAACAAGGGTTGGATCACCTGGCAAAAGCCACTCCTGAGCCAATCGGTGAAGCAAAAACCACAATTGAGAATGATGATAATGTCATTATCTATGTGGGCATTGCCCCCGCAGATGGTGACCTGCAAGAAGTTCTTGATGCTAATCATGTTGTGGGCATGGTCGGTTTACCTTGGCTAACTGGCATGGATCAGGACAATGCCAATCAAAAAGTAGCTGATATCGTCAAGCAGGCGGAATAG
- a CDS encoding DeoR/GlpR family DNA-binding transcription regulator, with the protein MSLQEKRLTAINNLLRKTGFMTTVDIAKNLQVSSMTIRRDLKRLEESGDITRIYGGAKSNYQAESTTNEKLQKNIDEKKEIAKLLAKQIANNSTIYLGAGTTLLQAVPLLVTKNLTFVTNSLVAFNEINKSDCRLFLTGGELHRNTEEFLGEKAENIFDGLNFDYAICSTNGINGNSVTTSTIPEGNIQNIAMEHAEKSLIVADHTKLNHSDIITFQKLDQFDFLATDSKISKEEIKKYSQYTKVIY; encoded by the coding sequence TTGAGTTTACAAGAAAAAAGATTAACAGCCATAAACAATCTTTTACGTAAAACCGGCTTTATGACAACGGTTGATATTGCGAAGAACTTACAAGTTTCTTCCATGACTATCAGACGTGATTTAAAGAGATTGGAAGAATCGGGGGATATTACCCGAATTTATGGTGGCGCAAAAAGCAACTACCAAGCAGAATCAACTACTAATGAGAAGTTGCAAAAAAATATTGATGAAAAAAAGGAAATTGCGAAGTTGCTAGCGAAGCAAATTGCTAACAATTCAACAATTTATTTGGGTGCAGGAACAACTCTGTTGCAGGCAGTACCATTATTAGTTACGAAAAATCTAACTTTTGTAACCAATAGTTTAGTAGCCTTTAATGAAATCAATAAAAGTGATTGCCGCTTATTTCTAACGGGTGGCGAGCTGCACCGTAATACTGAAGAATTTCTCGGTGAAAAAGCTGAGAACATTTTTGACGGCTTAAATTTTGACTACGCAATTTGTTCAACTAATGGTATTAATGGCAATAGCGTTACTACAAGTACAATCCCTGAAGGCAATATTCAAAATATTGCAATGGAACATGCCGAAAAGTCTTTGATTGTTGCCGATCATACTAAATTAAATCATTCAGATATCATCACATTTCAAAAGCTTGATCAATTCGATTTTCTAGCGACTGATAGCAAAATTAGTAAAGAAGAGATCAAGAAATATTCGCAATATACTAAAGTTATTTACTAG
- a CDS encoding PTS system mannose/fructose/sorbose family transporter subunit IID: MNNTTAKQDSRILTKKDIWRAMRRHYLAISTYNYDSGFAATLVWELFPALSKIYRGDPDGLQASIDNQFKFYNCNPWMSPIITGATLAVEEKGKTKSLQAVQDLKTALMGPFSGIGDALIWVLFPTVLGAIAASMGKHGNSIGMWIYFAVYVLFFFLRSFLYQLGYDSGASLMTNMSDQLAALTDAVSVLGIAVIGAIVPSTVNFKLALKFSQAGVSLTGQQILDQIMPGLLPVLLTGLLYWMLKKGRKMTTLILMVIVIAMVGAALGIFKA; the protein is encoded by the coding sequence ATGAATAATACCACGGCAAAACAAGACAGCAGAATTCTAACGAAAAAAGATATTTGGCGGGCAATGAGACGACACTACCTTGCTATTAGTACATATAACTATGATAGTGGCTTTGCAGCAACCTTGGTTTGGGAGTTGTTTCCAGCGCTCAGTAAAATTTATCGTGGCGATCCAGATGGCTTACAAGCTTCAATCGATAATCAATTTAAATTTTATAATTGTAATCCATGGATGTCGCCCATTATTACTGGTGCAACCTTGGCCGTAGAAGAAAAAGGTAAAACCAAATCATTGCAAGCTGTTCAGGATTTAAAAACTGCCTTGATGGGGCCTTTTTCGGGAATTGGTGATGCCTTAATTTGGGTATTATTCCCAACGGTTTTAGGCGCAATTGCTGCTTCGATGGGAAAGCATGGCAATAGTATCGGCATGTGGATTTACTTTGCCGTTTATGTATTATTTTTCTTTTTACGTTCATTTCTTTACCAACTTGGCTATGACTCAGGTGCATCTTTAATGACCAATATGAGTGATCAGCTTGCTGCTTTAACTGATGCCGTATCAGTATTAGGAATCGCGGTCATTGGCGCTATAGTACCTTCGACAGTGAATTTTAAATTAGCTTTGAAATTTAGTCAGGCAGGTGTCTCACTTACGGGTCAACAAATTTTAGATCAAATTATGCCGGGACTACTGCCGGTATTATTAACTGGCTTGCTGTACTGGATGCTGAAAAAGGGGCGAAAAATGACCACCCTAATTTTAATGGTAATTGTTATTGCAATGGTCGGCGCAGCATTAGGAATATTTAAGGCTTGA
- a CDS encoding 1-phosphofructokinase family hexose kinase has translation MDITVTINPSVDRLYQLDHLEIGELNRVQLVKKMVGGKGINAARVAACLGAETIATGFLAGPNGQYILDQAKNDRYTCKFITTKGNTRNCYTIIQNNGEKTEINEQGDRLALSSMDNLLASLSSLIVKHNVTAISLNGSVPPTNMQHIYSKIITSIRRLAPQVKIVLDTSGQALTEVLQSTALPDFIKPNEQEAAELLAAPVTRDCQKLKREIRASSLNKIANIIISLGDRGALVKHHDDFYRVNFKPVEVANTEGSGDSVVGGLLYALDRKYDFKQAISLAIAAGTANAMETKTGFVKREQVLAIMNTIAITKLDN, from the coding sequence ATGGATATCACAGTTACAATTAATCCGTCCGTTGATCGTCTGTACCAACTTGATCATTTAGAAATAGGTGAGTTAAATCGGGTGCAGTTGGTGAAGAAAATGGTTGGTGGCAAGGGCATTAATGCTGCTCGTGTGGCAGCATGTCTTGGCGCCGAAACTATCGCCACCGGTTTTTTGGCTGGTCCAAATGGCCAATATATTTTAGATCAGGCCAAAAATGACCGTTATACCTGCAAGTTCATCACTACTAAAGGCAATACCCGTAATTGTTACACGATTATTCAAAATAATGGTGAAAAAACCGAAATTAATGAACAAGGCGATCGACTTGCACTAAGTAGCATGGATAATTTGCTTGCATCTTTGTCCTCACTAATTGTCAAGCACAACGTGACAGCTATTTCTCTGAATGGTAGTGTTCCACCAACTAATATGCAGCATATTTATTCTAAAATCATTACCAGTATTCGCAGGCTCGCACCACAAGTAAAAATCGTGCTGGATACGTCTGGCCAGGCATTGACTGAGGTGCTACAAAGTACCGCTTTGCCAGATTTTATTAAACCCAATGAGCAAGAAGCAGCTGAACTACTAGCAGCACCAGTAACGCGTGATTGTCAGAAATTGAAGCGAGAAATAAGGGCTAGCAGTCTTAATAAAATCGCTAATATCATCATTTCGCTGGGTGATCGGGGTGCTTTGGTTAAACATCATGATGACTTTTACCGAGTTAATTTTAAGCCTGTGGAAGTAGCTAATACCGAAGGATCAGGGGATTCCGTTGTTGGCGGATTATTATACGCGCTTGATCGGAAATATGACTTTAAGCAAGCGATTAGCTTAGCAATTGCGGCGGGTACAGCCAATGCAATGGAAACAAAAACCGGATTTGTTAAGCGCGAACAGGTACTCGCGATAATGAACACAATTGCCATAACGAAATTGGATAATTAG
- a CDS encoding PTS galactitol transporter subunit IIC: MDWNGIVQGILSVGAQVLIPILIMILGLIFGMKPSKAILSGLYLGTGFIGMSMAINQLTETVSPAAKALAKYTGINLPAVDFGWTGAAAITWSWTLAFLFFVVEIVVNLVMIFTKMTNTMNADMWNVWGIALTAYMVYQISGSLIWGFICGAIQVVICLKLGDMWSKEIANMLGYEGVTVTHIEAFKAIIMSPINKLMDYIPIFNREWDATSLKRKIGVFSEPVTMGAIIGLVLALAGRYSIGDALNLAVTVGAVMAIFPVMAKFFMDALTPFGTTMSNFMKKHVKGRTFVIGLDWPILGQSTELWVTMVLMIPISIIYAAILPGNKILPIAGVINYCIGVGGLLLTGGNLLRMMVLGIIYEPIFLYGASYFADIFTKLAKSSTSIKVPAGAQVSWSSIEAPELRFLMAWVGRGNIWAIVGLIALLALFWLLYRSFKKNPIPALKYSKLK; the protein is encoded by the coding sequence ATGGATTGGAATGGAATAGTCCAAGGGATATTGAGCGTTGGTGCCCAGGTTTTAATTCCGATTTTAATTATGATCTTAGGGCTAATTTTTGGAATGAAACCCTCTAAAGCTATCCTTTCCGGACTCTATTTAGGAACCGGATTTATTGGTATGTCAATGGCGATCAACCAGTTGACTGAAACCGTTAGTCCTGCTGCAAAGGCTCTGGCCAAATATACTGGCATCAATTTACCGGCAGTTGACTTTGGTTGGACAGGTGCAGCTGCAATTACTTGGAGTTGGACCCTAGCCTTTTTGTTTTTCGTCGTAGAAATCGTGGTTAATTTAGTCATGATTTTTACCAAAATGACTAATACAATGAACGCCGACATGTGGAATGTTTGGGGTATCGCACTGACAGCTTACATGGTTTACCAAATTTCTGGCAGTTTAATCTGGGGCTTTATCTGTGGGGCCATCCAAGTTGTTATTTGCTTAAAATTGGGCGATATGTGGAGTAAAGAAATTGCCAATATGCTTGGGTATGAGGGTGTTACCGTAACCCACATTGAGGCATTTAAAGCAATTATTATGTCCCCGATTAACAAATTGATGGACTACATCCCCATTTTTAACCGTGAATGGGATGCAACATCGTTAAAACGTAAGATTGGTGTCTTTAGTGAACCAGTAACAATGGGCGCCATTATTGGCCTAGTGTTGGCACTAGCTGGACGCTACAGTATCGGCGATGCCCTTAATCTTGCGGTCACCGTCGGAGCTGTTATGGCGATTTTCCCAGTGATGGCCAAGTTCTTTATGGATGCTCTAACACCATTTGGAACTACTATGAGTAATTTTATGAAAAAACACGTTAAAGGAAGAACATTCGTTATTGGATTAGATTGGCCAATCTTAGGGCAGAGTACCGAATTATGGGTAACCATGGTGCTAATGATCCCAATTTCAATTATTTATGCGGCTATTTTGCCAGGTAACAAGATTTTACCAATTGCAGGTGTAATTAATTATTGTATTGGCGTTGGCGGCTTACTACTGACTGGTGGCAATCTCTTACGAATGATGGTTCTCGGCATTATTTACGAACCAATCTTTTTGTACGGTGCATCATATTTTGCTGATATTTTTACTAAATTAGCGAAATCAAGTACTTCAATTAAAGTTCCAGCAGGTGCCCAAGTTTCTTGGAGCTCAATCGAAGCACCGGAATTAAGATTTTTAATGGCTTGGGTAGGTCGTGGTAATATCTGGGCGATTGTTGGTTTAATTGCCCTTCTGGCACTTTTCTGGCTCCTTTACCGGTCATTTAAAAAGAACCCGATTCCGGCATTGAAATATAGCAAGTTAAAGTAA
- a CDS encoding PRD domain-containing protein — MKIIKVFNNNVVLVDDEKHEQAILFGNGIGFKKQPGDEVVKTKGVQTFIKNIKDPEWLNSLSSLLENVPLEYLAVSKNIVDHAEKKLNTTFNQFLIISLADHIYFAVKRNKRNDVSSLVSVKNVYPLEYSEALESVNWINSTFNVNLPSGEAGLIAIHFVENEITPINEKQQLSENATSLHLSKVLQIIIADLGYPEQPTTLERLTVHLRFLITQIQNNQDYLPVTSADNQTILAAFLKQFPELKGTLKKLQDYFYQEMKYQLNSSERLYLVIHLKQIENSSDDE, encoded by the coding sequence ATGAAGATTATTAAAGTCTTTAATAATAACGTTGTTTTGGTCGATGATGAAAAACATGAACAGGCAATACTTTTTGGTAATGGCATCGGTTTTAAGAAACAGCCAGGGGATGAAGTTGTTAAGACTAAGGGGGTTCAGACTTTTATTAAAAATATCAAGGACCCTGAATGGCTTAATTCGTTATCGAGTTTACTAGAAAATGTACCGCTGGAATATTTAGCCGTTTCTAAAAATATTGTTGATCATGCCGAGAAAAAGCTCAATACGACTTTCAATCAGTTTTTAATTATTAGCTTGGCAGACCATATTTATTTTGCCGTTAAAAGAAATAAAAGAAATGATGTTTCTTCCTTGGTCAGCGTGAAAAATGTGTATCCTTTGGAGTATAGTGAAGCACTTGAAAGTGTTAACTGGATTAACTCAACTTTTAACGTTAATTTGCCATCCGGTGAAGCGGGATTAATTGCAATTCATTTTGTGGAAAATGAAATAACGCCCATCAATGAAAAACAGCAGTTAAGTGAAAATGCCACGAGTTTGCATTTAAGTAAAGTTCTTCAAATCATAATAGCAGACTTAGGCTATCCAGAGCAGCCAACAACACTTGAGCGCCTAACGGTTCATTTAAGATTTTTAATTACGCAAATACAAAATAATCAGGATTATCTTCCTGTAACTTCAGCTGATAATCAAACAATTTTGGCCGCATTTCTGAAGCAGTTTCCTGAATTAAAGGGGACTCTAAAAAAACTGCAGGACTATTTTTACCAAGAAATGAAGTATCAGCTAAATAGCAGTGAGCGTTTATACTTAGTTATTCATTTAAAACAAATTGAAAATAGTTCTGATGATGAATAG
- a CDS encoding PTS mannose/fructose/sorbose/N-acetylgalactosamine transporter subunit IIC: MGFTIGQVILVTILAYLQRLDFETTQIVPMNYMFWSCIVGAILGDFQMGLVVGATIQLMSLGVAALGGSSAPDYAVSAMISTAVAIGTGKGMAAGLALGVPVGMLCIQLDVLLKILNSFITNKAHELANNRQYRKMRMLIPVMTALMPLESAVPVFIAVLFGKTVVNSILNLMPTWFTVGLNVAGGMLPAVGMAMLLSYMPLKKYGYWLLVGFALSAYLKMPVLGVALIGVAGAIPTFMNYSNKTNQTSAAASATGLTQEDMEDE; the protein is encoded by the coding sequence ATGGGTTTCACAATTGGACAAGTAATTTTGGTTACAATTTTAGCTTATCTTCAGAGACTAGATTTTGAAACAACGCAAATTGTACCAATGAATTATATGTTTTGGTCATGTATAGTTGGTGCGATTTTAGGCGATTTTCAAATGGGATTAGTTGTTGGTGCAACGATCCAGTTAATGTCATTAGGAGTAGCGGCGTTAGGTGGTAGTTCTGCACCGGATTATGCTGTTAGTGCAATGATTTCAACTGCTGTAGCAATCGGAACTGGTAAAGGAATGGCAGCCGGTTTGGCACTAGGTGTACCCGTAGGAATGCTTTGCATACAACTGGATGTTTTACTTAAAATTCTCAATTCATTTATTACCAATAAAGCGCACGAATTAGCCAATAACCGGCAATATCGCAAAATGAGAATGTTAATTCCGGTAATGACGGCTTTAATGCCACTTGAATCAGCTGTTCCCGTTTTTATTGCAGTGTTATTTGGAAAAACAGTTGTTAATAGCATTTTGAACTTGATGCCTACCTGGTTTACGGTTGGCTTAAATGTTGCCGGAGGAATGCTACCAGCAGTTGGAATGGCTATGCTGTTATCATACATGCCATTAAAAAAGTATGGCTATTGGCTATTAGTTGGTTTTGCTTTATCTGCCTATTTAAAAATGCCTGTCTTAGGGGTAGCCTTAATTGGCGTTGCTGGCGCCATCCCAACATTTATGAATTATTCAAATAAAACAAATCAAACTAGTGCTGCAGCAAGTGCTACTGGTTTAACTCAGGAGGATATGGAAGATGAATAA
- a CDS encoding DUF2812 domain-containing protein, with translation MEKKRIRWFLPSKYHQEEDRLNRMAEQGWQLKKVSGLIYTFTDTEPAYTYRLDFKAKLSKSKRQDYYSFLADTGIEKIGQRGKWTYFRKLKSEGAFDLYSDQKSKLQFLFRISNHLSNLFIIPLFLFTVFISEIISGITDQPALIGAIACCIIFFVFDFCLIIQIIELKIQRDQIKQKG, from the coding sequence ATGGAAAAGAAACGAATTAGGTGGTTTTTACCAAGCAAATACCATCAAGAAGAAGATCGGCTTAATAGAATGGCAGAACAAGGCTGGCAACTGAAAAAAGTCTCTGGTCTAATTTACACTTTTACTGATACCGAGCCTGCTTACACTTACCGTCTAGATTTTAAGGCAAAACTATCAAAGAGCAAACGTCAAGACTACTATAGTTTCTTAGCAGATACCGGAATTGAAAAAATTGGTCAGAGGGGTAAGTGGACATACTTTCGCAAACTCAAGTCAGAAGGTGCATTTGATCTCTATTCAGATCAAAAATCCAAGTTACAGTTTTTGTTTCGCATCTCTAATCACCTGTCAAACCTGTTCATAATACCCCTTTTTCTTTTTACCGTATTTATTTCAGAAATTATTAGCGGGATTACTGATCAGCCTGCATTAATTGGAGCGATTGCCTGTTGTATAATTTTCTTTGTCTTTGATTTCTGTCTGATCATCCAAATAATAGAGCTAAAAATTCAGAGAGATCAAATAAAGCAGAAAGGATAA